The following are encoded in a window of Rubellicoccus peritrichatus genomic DNA:
- the ahcY gene encoding adenosylhomocysteinase — translation MATETATTTDYKVRDINLADFGRKEVEIAQHEMPGLMATREKYAKEQPLAGVRIMGSLHMTIQTAVLIETLKALGADVRWCSCNIFSTQDHAAAYVAKNLEVPVFAWKGETLEEYWWCTYQALTWPDGKGPQLIVDDGGDATLLIHKGYELEDGSDWVEGPASSKEEEVIKNLLKKVKSEDPIHWHNVLKDWKGVSEETTTGVHRLYEMHKNNGLLVPAINVNDSVTKSKFDNLYGCRESLVDGIKRATDVMISGKVGVVCGYGDVGKGCAQALRAQGAQVVVTEVDPICALQAAMEGFRVLTVEDTLGWGDIYVTTTGNFNIITADHMSKMKDQAIVCNIGHFDNEIQVDKIDAMDGVKVEVIKDEAQGAVDKYTFPGGNSIYMLAKGRLVNLGCATGHPSFVMSNSFTNQVLAQIELWKQVEKYTPGVYILPKHLDEEVARLHLDKIGCKLTVLSPEQADYIGVPQNGPYKSDHYRY, via the coding sequence ATGGCAACGGAAACCGCAACCACGACGGATTACAAGGTCCGCGACATCAATCTAGCCGATTTCGGCCGCAAGGAAGTTGAGATCGCTCAACATGAAATGCCAGGCCTCATGGCAACCCGTGAGAAGTATGCCAAGGAGCAGCCTCTCGCCGGTGTTCGCATCATGGGCTCCCTGCACATGACGATTCAGACAGCAGTTCTGATTGAAACATTGAAGGCTCTTGGCGCTGACGTTCGCTGGTGCTCTTGCAACATCTTCTCCACACAGGACCACGCGGCGGCTTACGTTGCCAAGAACCTTGAGGTTCCTGTCTTCGCCTGGAAGGGTGAAACACTCGAAGAATACTGGTGGTGCACCTATCAGGCGTTAACCTGGCCGGACGGCAAGGGACCACAACTGATCGTCGATGACGGTGGCGACGCAACTCTCTTGATCCACAAGGGCTATGAACTTGAGGATGGCAGCGACTGGGTAGAGGGTCCTGCGAGCAGCAAGGAAGAAGAAGTCATCAAGAATCTTCTCAAGAAGGTTAAAAGCGAAGACCCAATCCACTGGCACAATGTGCTCAAGGACTGGAAGGGTGTTTCGGAAGAAACCACCACTGGTGTTCACCGCCTTTACGAGATGCACAAGAACAATGGTTTGCTCGTCCCTGCAATCAACGTCAATGATTCAGTTACCAAGAGCAAATTTGACAATCTTTATGGCTGCCGTGAATCCCTCGTAGACGGTATCAAGCGTGCTACTGACGTCATGATTTCCGGTAAGGTAGGTGTGGTCTGTGGTTACGGCGATGTTGGCAAGGGTTGCGCTCAAGCCCTCCGTGCACAAGGCGCACAAGTCGTTGTCACTGAAGTTGACCCGATTTGCGCACTGCAGGCTGCAATGGAAGGCTTCCGTGTTCTAACCGTTGAAGACACACTTGGCTGGGGTGACATCTACGTGACCACCACAGGTAATTTCAACATCATCACGGCAGATCACATGTCGAAGATGAAGGACCAGGCTATTGTGTGTAACATCGGCCACTTCGACAACGAAATCCAGGTCGACAAGATCGATGCCATGGACGGTGTGAAGGTTGAAGTCATCAAAGACGAAGCTCAGGGAGCGGTTGATAAATACACTTTCCCTGGTGGAAACTCGATTTACATGCTCGCGAAGGGTCGCCTCGTTAATCTCGGTTGCGCAACCGGCCACCCATCATTCGTCATGTCGAACAGCTTCACCAATCAGGTCCTGGCTCAGATCGAACTCTGGAAGCAGGTCGAAAAGTACACACCTGGTGTTTACATCTTACCAAAGCACCTCGACGAAGAAGTCGCGCGTTTGCACCTCGACAAAATTGGCTGCAAACTGACTGTGCTTTCGCCGGAGCAGGCTGACTATATTGGCGTTCCGCAGAATGGTCCATACAAGAGCGATCACTATCGCTACTAG
- a CDS encoding nitroreductase family protein, which yields MDTITAITERRAVKHYDPDFEIPAEDETKLLELARLAPTSFNIQNWRFVNVKDKDLREQIKEAAWGQAHVADASLLIIMCADLKAYEKEPSRYWSNTPQEVQDILVPMIVPFYDGNDALQHGEAHRSCGLAGQTLMLAAKAMGYDSCPMVGFDQKKVAELIRLPENHVISFMIAIGKEIKPAWPRPNQIASSEAIVVDRFEN from the coding sequence ATGGACACTATCACAGCAATCACTGAACGCCGGGCCGTGAAACACTACGACCCTGATTTTGAAATACCCGCCGAAGACGAAACCAAGCTTCTCGAACTGGCACGTCTCGCACCCACCTCTTTTAACATTCAGAATTGGCGCTTCGTCAATGTAAAGGACAAGGATTTACGCGAACAAATCAAAGAAGCTGCCTGGGGCCAGGCTCATGTGGCCGATGCTTCGCTCCTCATCATCATGTGTGCAGACCTCAAGGCATATGAAAAAGAGCCTTCACGCTACTGGTCCAACACCCCACAAGAAGTCCAGGACATACTTGTGCCTATGATTGTCCCTTTTTACGATGGCAATGATGCACTCCAGCATGGTGAAGCCCATCGTTCATGCGGGCTGGCAGGCCAAACGCTCATGCTGGCCGCGAAAGCAATGGGTTACGACAGTTGCCCAATGGTTGGGTTCGACCAGAAAAAAGTCGCAGAGCTGATTCGTCTGCCTGAAAACCACGTCATCAGTTTCATGATCGCGATTGGAAAAGAAATTAAGCCAGCTTGGCCACGCCCCAATCAGATCGCATCCAGCGAAGCAATTGTCGTAGATCGATTTGAGAACTAA
- a CDS encoding response regulator, translating into MSDYRRRKILLIEDDPRDVKWLTGLLKMERINAVLAVDDVDTALKLCSKHHIDCILLDLGLPGVRGMDFMRMLKSIPGYTAAPVIMLTGQEVEITAAEAMKLGTRHYMSKSFINQEKLLRVVQEVTSTNKVVRKKEVNLSKLEEHNQRLLQKLAEIDARLSQTEGRLEAVSNALSKAPGGDIAQLDELKSA; encoded by the coding sequence ATGTCCGATTATCGTCGCCGAAAGATCCTCCTTATTGAAGACGACCCAAGAGATGTCAAATGGCTCACTGGGCTCTTGAAGATGGAGCGTATCAATGCGGTGCTGGCGGTTGATGATGTCGATACTGCCCTGAAACTATGCAGTAAACACCATATCGACTGCATCCTCCTCGACCTCGGTCTCCCTGGAGTTAGAGGTATGGACTTCATGAGAATGCTGAAAAGCATTCCCGGGTATACGGCGGCTCCAGTGATTATGCTCACCGGACAGGAAGTTGAAATCACAGCTGCTGAGGCGATGAAGCTGGGAACGAGGCATTACATGAGTAAGTCCTTTATAAACCAGGAAAAGCTTTTGCGTGTCGTTCAGGAGGTCACAAGCACCAATAAGGTTGTGAGAAAGAAAGAAGTGAATCTTTCTAAGTTGGAGGAGCATAACCAGCGTCTGCTCCAAAAACTGGCCGAAATCGACGCACGACTCAGCCAAACAGAAGGTCGGCTGGAAGCGGTTTCGAACGCATTGAGTAAGGCTCCCGGGGGCGATATCGCACAATTGGACGAGTTGAAGAGCGCCTGA